A single region of the Dunckerocampus dactyliophorus isolate RoL2022-P2 chromosome 3, RoL_Ddac_1.1, whole genome shotgun sequence genome encodes:
- the isl2b gene encoding insulin gene enhancer protein isl-2b isoform X1 — MVDIIFSSSFLGDMGDHSKKKPGFAMCVGCGSQIHDQYILRVSPDLEWHAACLKCAECSQYLDETCTCFVRDGKTYCKRDYVRLFGIKCAKCNLGFSSSDLVMRARDNVYHIECFRCSVCSRQLLPGDEFALREDELLCRADHSLLLDRGSAGSPISPGHNMHSNRTLHLADPVTVRQAPHRNHVHKQSEKTTRVRTVLNEKQLHTLRTCYNANPRPDALMKEQLVEMTGLSPRVIRVWFQNKRCKDKKKSLLIKQLQQQQHSDKTVSIFNLQGLTGTPLVAGSPIRHESTVQGNPVEVQTYQPPWKALSEFALQSDLDQPAFQQLVSFSESGSLGNSSGSDVTSLSSQLPDTPNSMVPSPVET, encoded by the exons ATGGTGGATATTATTTTCAGCTCTTCTTTCTTGGGTGATATGGGGGATCATTCCAAAA AGAAGCCAGGATTCGCCATGTGTGTGGGATGTGGAAGTCAGATCCATGACCAGTACATACTGAGAGTCTCCCCGGACCTGGAGTGGCATGCTGCCTGCCTCAAGTGTGCAGAGTGCAGCCAGTACCTGGACGAGACCTGCACTTGTTTTGTCCGGGACGGAAAGACCTACTGCAAGAGAGATTATGTCAG GCTTTTTGGGATCAAATGTGCAAAGTGCAACCTGGGCTTCAGCAGCAGCGACCTGGTGATGAGGGCCCGGGACAACGTCTACCACATCGAGTGTTTCCGCTGCTCCGTGTGCAGCAGGCAGCTCCTGCCCGGAGACGAGTTCGCTCTGCGGGAAGACGAGCTCCTGTGCCGAGCCGACCACAGCCTGCTGCTGGACAGAGGATCCGCCGGGAGCCCCATCAGCCCCGGACACAACATGCACTCCAACAGAACCCTGCACCTGGCAG ACCCGGTGACGGTTCGGCAGGCCCCGCACCGGAACCACGTCCACAAGCAGTCCGAGAAGACGACGCGAGTGCGGACGGTGCTGAACGAGAAGCAGCTGCACACGCTGCGCACGTGCTACAACGCCAACCCCAGGCCCGACGCGCTCATGAAGGAGCAGCTCGTGGAGATGACCGGCCTCAGCCCGCGGGTCATCCGGGTGTGGTTCCAGAACAAGCGTTGCAAGGACAAGAAGAAGTCGCTGCTCATCAAGcagctccagcagcagcagcacagtgaTAAGACTGTAAGCATCTTC AACCTGCAGGGCCTGACGGGAACACCTCTCGTTGCTGGGAGTCCAATCCGACATGAGAGCACAGTGCAGGGGAACCCAGTGGAGGTTCAGACCTACCAACCTCCATGGAAGGCCCTCAGCGAGTTTGCCCTGCAGAGTGACCTGGACCAGCCCGCCTTCCAACAACTG GTGTCTTTCTCTGAGTCGGGCTCTCTGGGCAACTcatccggaagtgacgtcacatCCCTATCCTCTCAGTTACCGGACACCCCCAACAGTATGGTACCAAGTCCTGTGGAGACGTGA
- the isl2b gene encoding insulin gene enhancer protein isl-2b isoform X3 — protein MVDIIFSSSFLGDMGDHSKKKPGFAMCVGCGSQIHDQYILRVSPDLEWHAACLKCAECSQYLDETCTCFVRDGKTYCKRDYVRLFGIKCAKCNLGFSSSDLVMRARDNVYHIECFRCSVCSRQLLPGDEFALREDELLCRADHSLLLDRGSAGSPISPGHNMHSNRTLHLADPVTVRQAPHRNHVHKQSEKTTRVRTVLNEKQLHTLRTCYNANPRPDALMKEQLVEMTGLSPRVIRVWFQNKRCKDKKKSLLIKQLQQQQHSDKTVSIFNLQGLTGTPLVAGSPIRHESTVQGNPVEVQTYQPPWKALSEFALQSDLDQPAFQQLVGVFL, from the exons ATGGTGGATATTATTTTCAGCTCTTCTTTCTTGGGTGATATGGGGGATCATTCCAAAA AGAAGCCAGGATTCGCCATGTGTGTGGGATGTGGAAGTCAGATCCATGACCAGTACATACTGAGAGTCTCCCCGGACCTGGAGTGGCATGCTGCCTGCCTCAAGTGTGCAGAGTGCAGCCAGTACCTGGACGAGACCTGCACTTGTTTTGTCCGGGACGGAAAGACCTACTGCAAGAGAGATTATGTCAG GCTTTTTGGGATCAAATGTGCAAAGTGCAACCTGGGCTTCAGCAGCAGCGACCTGGTGATGAGGGCCCGGGACAACGTCTACCACATCGAGTGTTTCCGCTGCTCCGTGTGCAGCAGGCAGCTCCTGCCCGGAGACGAGTTCGCTCTGCGGGAAGACGAGCTCCTGTGCCGAGCCGACCACAGCCTGCTGCTGGACAGAGGATCCGCCGGGAGCCCCATCAGCCCCGGACACAACATGCACTCCAACAGAACCCTGCACCTGGCAG ACCCGGTGACGGTTCGGCAGGCCCCGCACCGGAACCACGTCCACAAGCAGTCCGAGAAGACGACGCGAGTGCGGACGGTGCTGAACGAGAAGCAGCTGCACACGCTGCGCACGTGCTACAACGCCAACCCCAGGCCCGACGCGCTCATGAAGGAGCAGCTCGTGGAGATGACCGGCCTCAGCCCGCGGGTCATCCGGGTGTGGTTCCAGAACAAGCGTTGCAAGGACAAGAAGAAGTCGCTGCTCATCAAGcagctccagcagcagcagcacagtgaTAAGACTGTAAGCATCTTC AACCTGCAGGGCCTGACGGGAACACCTCTCGTTGCTGGGAGTCCAATCCGACATGAGAGCACAGTGCAGGGGAACCCAGTGGAGGTTCAGACCTACCAACCTCCATGGAAGGCCCTCAGCGAGTTTGCCCTGCAGAGTGACCTGGACCAGCCCGCCTTCCAACAACTGGTGG GTGTCTTTCTCTGA
- the isl2b gene encoding insulin gene enhancer protein isl-2b isoform X2 — protein MVDIIFSSSFLGDMGDHSKKKPGFAMCVGCGSQIHDQYILRVSPDLEWHAACLKCAECSQYLDETCTCFVRDGKTYCKRDYVRLFGIKCAKCNLGFSSSDLVMRARDNVYHIECFRCSVCSRQLLPGDEFALREDELLCRADHSLLLDRGSAGSPISPGHNMHSNRTLHLADPVTVRQAPHRNHVHKQSEKTTRVRTVLNEKQLHTLRTCYNANPRPDALMKEQLVEMTGLSPRVIRVWFQNKRCKDKKKSLLIKQLQQQQHSDKTNLQGLTGTPLVAGSPIRHESTVQGNPVEVQTYQPPWKALSEFALQSDLDQPAFQQLVSFSESGSLGNSSGSDVTSLSSQLPDTPNSMVPSPVET, from the exons ATGGTGGATATTATTTTCAGCTCTTCTTTCTTGGGTGATATGGGGGATCATTCCAAAA AGAAGCCAGGATTCGCCATGTGTGTGGGATGTGGAAGTCAGATCCATGACCAGTACATACTGAGAGTCTCCCCGGACCTGGAGTGGCATGCTGCCTGCCTCAAGTGTGCAGAGTGCAGCCAGTACCTGGACGAGACCTGCACTTGTTTTGTCCGGGACGGAAAGACCTACTGCAAGAGAGATTATGTCAG GCTTTTTGGGATCAAATGTGCAAAGTGCAACCTGGGCTTCAGCAGCAGCGACCTGGTGATGAGGGCCCGGGACAACGTCTACCACATCGAGTGTTTCCGCTGCTCCGTGTGCAGCAGGCAGCTCCTGCCCGGAGACGAGTTCGCTCTGCGGGAAGACGAGCTCCTGTGCCGAGCCGACCACAGCCTGCTGCTGGACAGAGGATCCGCCGGGAGCCCCATCAGCCCCGGACACAACATGCACTCCAACAGAACCCTGCACCTGGCAG ACCCGGTGACGGTTCGGCAGGCCCCGCACCGGAACCACGTCCACAAGCAGTCCGAGAAGACGACGCGAGTGCGGACGGTGCTGAACGAGAAGCAGCTGCACACGCTGCGCACGTGCTACAACGCCAACCCCAGGCCCGACGCGCTCATGAAGGAGCAGCTCGTGGAGATGACCGGCCTCAGCCCGCGGGTCATCCGGGTGTGGTTCCAGAACAAGCGTTGCAAGGACAAGAAGAAGTCGCTGCTCATCAAGcagctccagcagcagcagcacagtgaTAAGACT AACCTGCAGGGCCTGACGGGAACACCTCTCGTTGCTGGGAGTCCAATCCGACATGAGAGCACAGTGCAGGGGAACCCAGTGGAGGTTCAGACCTACCAACCTCCATGGAAGGCCCTCAGCGAGTTTGCCCTGCAGAGTGACCTGGACCAGCCCGCCTTCCAACAACTG GTGTCTTTCTCTGAGTCGGGCTCTCTGGGCAACTcatccggaagtgacgtcacatCCCTATCCTCTCAGTTACCGGACACCCCCAACAGTATGGTACCAAGTCCTGTGGAGACGTGA